One window of the Allosaccharopolyspora coralli genome contains the following:
- a CDS encoding ABC transporter permease — protein sequence MFVAIRDIRAARGRFALMGSVVLLITLLIVLLSGLTAGLAGESTSGIAKLPATHISFGSGNEEAPEQSFADSTVTAEQLDTWSGADGVQWAAPLGITQTRLDAADGTSASASVFGVRPSDPVGPEGVADNSLVVSQQLADEDNLRVGDRVTAGTTELTVSAIAPDAHYSHTPVAWTSLDTWSQVNGPRGGEQPPVATVVAAKLDDNADPAAIDAQAGTSTATRSGSLAAIGSYSSENGSLLMMQGFLYAISALVIGAFLTVWTIQRTGDIAILKALGGSTGYLLRDALVQSLVVLLIGAGLGGAAGIGLGALAVNAVPFELTVTTTVLPVLGMIVLGMAGAALAVRRITSVDPLTALGAVR from the coding sequence GTGTTCGTCGCCATCCGCGACATCCGCGCCGCCCGAGGGCGATTCGCACTGATGGGCTCGGTCGTGCTGCTCATCACGCTGCTCATCGTGCTGCTGTCCGGGCTGACCGCCGGGCTGGCCGGTGAGTCGACCTCGGGCATCGCGAAGTTGCCCGCCACTCACATCTCGTTCGGCTCCGGCAACGAGGAGGCTCCCGAACAGTCGTTCGCCGACAGCACCGTCACCGCCGAACAACTCGACACCTGGTCCGGCGCCGACGGGGTCCAGTGGGCCGCGCCGTTGGGCATCACCCAGACCCGCCTGGACGCAGCCGACGGCACCAGCGCCTCGGCGTCGGTGTTCGGTGTCCGCCCGAGTGACCCGGTCGGTCCCGAGGGCGTCGCCGACAACTCGCTGGTCGTCAGCCAGCAGCTCGCTGACGAGGACAACCTGCGGGTCGGTGATCGCGTCACTGCAGGCACCACCGAACTGACCGTCTCCGCGATCGCCCCGGACGCCCACTACAGCCACACCCCGGTCGCGTGGACGTCCCTGGACACCTGGTCGCAGGTCAACGGTCCACGAGGCGGGGAACAACCGCCGGTCGCCACGGTGGTCGCCGCGAAGCTCGATGACAACGCCGACCCGGCCGCGATCGACGCGCAGGCGGGCACCTCCACCGCGACGCGCTCGGGGAGTCTGGCCGCGATCGGATCGTACTCGTCGGAGAACGGGTCGCTGCTGATGATGCAAGGCTTCCTGTACGCGATCTCGGCGCTGGTGATCGGCGCGTTCCTGACCGTCTGGACGATTCAACGCACTGGCGACATCGCGATCCTCAAGGCACTCGGCGGCTCGACCGGCTACCTGCTGCGAGACGCGCTCGTGCAGTCGCTGGTAGTGCTGCTCATCGGTGCCGGACTCGGTGGTGCGGCCGGGATCGGGCTGGGCGCGTTGGCCGTGAACGCCGTGCCGTTCGAACTCACCGTCACCACCACGGTGCTGCCGGTGCTGGGCATGATTGTGCTCGGCATGGCCGGTGCCGCCCTCGCCGTTCGCCGCATCACCTCCGTCGACCCGCTGACCGCGTTGGGAGCCGTCCGATGA
- a CDS encoding ABC transporter ATP-binding protein — translation MSLHLSDVRLTYPDGDSTVTALDGVSVEVDAGDMLAVIGPSGSGKSSLLAVAATLQRPDSGAVRVAGQDTAGLSGKQLSRLRLEEIGIVFQQPNLISSLTTAEQLLVTQHMRGRSPRQHRERVRELLATVGLDGKQHRKPHQLSGGERQRVNIARALTGKPSVLLVDEPTAALDHDRGTRIVELLAEVTREFRLATIMVTHDTEYLGQVDRIAAMRDGALSHDTAAAPV, via the coding sequence ATGAGCCTGCACCTGTCCGACGTCCGCCTCACCTACCCCGACGGTGACAGCACCGTCACCGCACTCGACGGTGTCTCCGTCGAGGTCGACGCCGGCGACATGCTCGCCGTCATCGGGCCGTCCGGTTCCGGCAAGTCGAGCCTGCTCGCCGTGGCCGCCACTCTGCAACGCCCCGACTCCGGTGCCGTTCGGGTGGCCGGCCAGGACACCGCCGGGCTCTCGGGCAAGCAGCTGAGCAGGCTGCGGCTGGAGGAGATCGGCATCGTCTTCCAACAGCCGAACCTCATCAGCTCGCTGACGACCGCGGAGCAGTTGCTCGTCACCCAGCACATGCGCGGGCGTTCACCGCGCCAACACCGGGAACGGGTGCGGGAGCTGTTGGCCACGGTCGGACTCGACGGCAAACAGCACCGCAAGCCGCACCAGCTCTCCGGCGGGGAACGGCAGCGCGTCAACATCGCCCGCGCGCTGACCGGCAAACCCTCGGTACTGCTGGTCGACGAGCCGACCGCCGCGCTCGACCATGACCGGGGGACGCGGATCGTGGAGCTGCTCGCCGAGGTCACTCGCGAGTTCCGGCTGGCCACGATCATGGTCACCCACGACACCGAGTACCTCGGACAGGTCGACAGGATCGCGGCCATGCGTGACGGAGCGCTCAGCCACGACACCGCGGCCGCTCCCGTGTGA